The sequence CATTGAGTGCAATGCAATACATTATGCCAAAAATCATTAGTAATACTTTCTTCATTTCTTTATTCGTTTAATGTATCGCCGTGTCTAATCTAAGACACGGCGATAACTATTCTTCACTATTCTGTTATCAATACTTTTTGCTCTAACAATAATGAGGAGCCTTCACGAACTCTAAGGAAATAAAGACCACTGGCATACCCTGACAAAGAAAGCGTTGATGACTCCGACATCTCTCCTTCATACATTATTTTACCCAGTACGTTTTGTAACATAACAGAAAGAACACCTGTTACACCTGA is a genomic window of Flexibacter flexilis DSM 6793 containing:
- a CDS encoding T9SS type A sorting domain-containing protein, producing DSPSPAFYDLYFMKVGGIGLPYLPETDSSWLVTSSKPVLSSGAKVSIYPNPAREVLHIERSGVTGVLSVMLQNVLGKIMYEGEMSESSTLSLSGYASGLYFLRVREGSSLLLEQKVLITE